A part of Cryptococcus neoformans var. grubii H99 chromosome 6, complete sequence genomic DNA contains:
- a CDS encoding cytoplasmic protein: protein MTHRSRSGGPLKKHGGKKQQTHTRKLHHPPPLRSETPPLPVPDNLPLPPAEGPFNPPDSELLALIHRALHSTLSSDEFQPTIQKIKGLLYDKKWLEVFCGPEGLLESYAGRWVPSRAACFRELMGQLVGEVFDGEGSVDQELGKLSLEDESDEDEEGAEEEGQEEVMKDKEESGKVDKEASGNASPAEKPAHHILSLGGGAGSELLAISALIRSTLLTRPRAHPSWTWTGIDIGNWHNVLKKLEGVVRMDWEITEDMLEVEYVKGDLMASIKPAVAKEGEIKDGDGEIIKGIASGPIDLKGLLTRKSPALITLFFTLAELLTQSRPLTLSLLATLTAQCKPGTLFLIADSASDISEFAIGAEGRKWPAWMVVDAVLTGKGKGWEKVRGEDSRWFRFEEGVGAGWACKLENTRYWYRLYRRM from the coding sequence ATGACCCACAGATCACGCTCAGGCGGCCCTCTCAAGAAACACGGTGGGAAGAAACAACAGACACACACTCGCAAATTgcaccatcctccacctcttcgATCCGAGACACCCCCACTTCCTGTCCCTGACAATCTACCTCTCCCCCCCGCAGAGGGGCCATTCAACCCCCCAGACTCTGAGCTTCTCGCCCTTATTCACCGCGCGCTCCATTCCACTCTTTCGTCTGACGAGTTTCAACCCACGATTCAGAAGATTAAGGGGTTATTGTATGACAAGAAATGGTTAGAAGTCTTTTGTGGGCCGGAAGGGTTACTGGAAAGTTATGCAGGGAGATGGGTACCTAGTAGGGCGGCTTGTTTCAGGGAGTTAATGGGCCAGCTGGTTGGGGAAGTTTTTGATGGAGAGGGCAGTGTGGATCAGGAGCTTGGCAAATTgagtttggaagatgagagtgatgaagatgaggaaggagcggaggaagaaggacaggaggaagtgatgaaagataaagaagaatcCGGAAAAGTGGACAAGGAGGCGTCTGGCAACGCTTCACCGGCCGAAAAACCGGCACATCACATTTTATCTTTAGGAGGTGGAGCAGGCTCCGAGCTTCTCGCCATCTCCGCTCTCATCCGTTCCACCCTTCTCACACGTCCTCGCGCCCACCCTTCTTGGACATGGACGGGCATCGACATTGGTAACTGGCACAATGTGCTTAAGAAGCTTGAAGGTGTGGTTCGGATGGATTGGGAAATTACTGAGGACATGCTGGAAGTGGAATATGTGAAGGGAGATTTGATGGCTTCCATTAAGCCCGCCGTCgcaaaagagggagagataaaggatggtgatggggagATCATAAAGGGGATTGCCTCGGGTCCCATTGATTTGAAGGGACTTCTCACTCGCAAATCTCCTGCACTCATCACATTATTCTTCACTCTCGCCGAACTCCTCACCCAATCTCGGCCATTGACCCTTTCCTTACTCGCTACGCTGACTGCGCAATGTAAACCTGGTACTCTGTTCCTCATTGCCGACTCTGCTTCTGACATCTCCGAGTTCGCCATTGGCGcagaagggagaaaatgGCCGGCATGGATGGTTGTAGATGCGGTATTGACaggaaaggggaagggcTGGGAGAAAGTGCGAGGAGAAGACAGTAGATGGTTCAGATTTGAAGAGGGAGTGGGAGCTGGTTGGGCATGTAAATTGGAGAACACAAGATATTGGTACAGACTGTACAGACGGATGTAG